Genomic segment of Pseudodesulfovibrio sp. JC047:
TATACGAACAGTAATTCAGGTGATTCTGGTCACGAGAACCGGCACATTGGACAAACGCGATCTTCTTCGGTTCAGCTCCGTCAGAAGGACGCTTGATCTTCCCAACGGTCGGACCATTGGGAGCACACAGCCGTTCAAACTGCATGTTCGTCACCACATTCTTCAGCGTGCCCCCGCCGAGATTGGTCAACTTGGAAACATCATACGGTTTCCACCCAGTCGCAACGACAATGGCTCCGACAGCGAGATCAAGCTCTTTGCCTGAGTCGTCAAGATCGACAGCCTCATACGGGCAGGAAAGCTTGATGGCTTCCAGCTCGGACTCGGACGCATTCTCTGCATCCACAACGTAGCGCATGGGGAACATGAAGGGATGGGTCTTGTATGCCAAACCGCGAGTTCCAACACCGAAATCGAATTCGGATTCGATCCTGGTCGCCGTTGCCTTCTCACACTCGCCGCAGGCAGTACATTTTTCATTCACATAGCGAGGACGCTGTGTGATTCTGACGTCGTAATTTCCGGCGGTTCCGGTCACGGACGTCACTTCGGCCATGGTGATGACCTTTACATTTGGGTTATTTTTAATCCGTTGAAATTGAATCTCCAACCCGCAGGACGGAGGACACAGCTTCGGAAAATACTGATTCAACTGTGCGACCCGGCCACCCAGGTAGGGGTTCGTTTCAACGATGTACACCTCGTAGCCGACTTCGGCAGCTTCGAGGGCGGCGGTGATTCCTGCGAATCCCCCACCTACAACGAGAATACTATTATTCGACATTCTCTTCATTCCTCCCGAATAAAGTTGAGGCTCAGCCAACAAAATGGCCCAAACCCGGACCGGGAGCCCGTTCCCGGCCCGGATTCAGACCATTTTAGCCCCGGACGTTGAGAATGTGTCCGCGGGCCGGGGGCCCGCGGACACGGGATGATCATTACCTAAAGCTTAGGCGTCGGGGATGATCTTGACGTAAGGCTTCTTGAAGATAGTCGTCACGCCAGTGGCAGGATCGAATGTGGAGTTACAGAAGCACTTCCACTTGGAATCGTCCAGACCCATGAAGTCGCCGCGATAGTAGAAGCCCGGGTAACGGGATTCTTCACGGAACTCGATGTGCTGCATGTGCAGGCGGACGGTCCACAGGCGGTGGAACTGTTCCCAACAACGCATCAGTTCGTGCAGGTCACGAGCAGCGAGTTTCTGGGAATCTTCTTCCATCATGCCGAGCAGCCAGAAGCCGGTATTCAGCAGAGCCTTGGAGGTCATGTACAAAGTAGCAACACCACCACCGTATTCATCGGTGCACTTAATGAGGCGCATCATGAAGTTGTGAGGAGTGATGTAAGCCGGGTTGACAACAGGATCGGTGGAACCGGCCTTGTTCTCTTCGTAGGTGTACCAGGGTTGGTAGATTTCCTTGGTCAGCTCAGCACTGGTCTCTTTCAGAGCAGGCTTGAAGTCCTTGTGATCAACAACCCAACGGACCATCTGCTTACCGACGATACGGCCTTCAGCATGGGAACCGGAGGAGAACTTGTGACCAGAAGCGCCAACACCATCAGCACAGGTCCAGAGACCGTTGACCGTGGTCATACGGTTGTAGATCTTGCCGTTGTCAGCTTTGACCTTGTAGGATTCAGGGACCCATTCTTCATCAGGACCGGAACACCAGATGCCGCAGCAACCGGAGTGAGAACCGAGAAGGTATGGTTCGGTGGGCATGATTTCAGAACCGCGATCCTCAGGAGCGCAGTTAGTGGCAGCCCACAGGTTGGCCTGGCCAACGCACATGTCGAGGAAGTCTTCCCAAGCCTCGGACTCGAGGTGTTTCCACTCGGGACCAGCAAGGTCGCCACCGACAGTGTTCAGCAGAGCGGTTTTGGTGTCCATGAAGATCGGGCC
This window contains:
- a CDS encoding CoB--CoM heterodisulfide reductase iron-sulfur subunit A family protein; translation: MSNNSILVVGGGFAGITAALEAAEVGYEVYIVETNPYLGGRVAQLNQYFPKLCPPSCGLEIQFQRIKNNPNVKVITMAEVTSVTGTAGNYDVRITQRPRYVNEKCTACGECEKATATRIESEFDFGVGTRGLAYKTHPFMFPMRYVVDAENASESELEAIKLSCPYEAVDLDDSGKELDLAVGAIVVATGWKPYDVSKLTNLGGGTLKNVVTNMQFERLCAPNGPTVGKIKRPSDGAEPKKIAFVQCAGSRDQNHLNYCSYICCMASLKHVRYVRERSDASATIYYIDLRTPGRYDKFKALTETDEKLSLVKGKVAAIVEDAQGNPIVTVENALTGIKSEEKFDMVVLATGMEPSCAGLKAPAGQIDADGFVVDGEGIIAAGCAKQPFDVMKSAQSGTAAAMRAIQTVVGR